A stretch of Cicer arietinum cultivar CDC Frontier isolate Library 1 chromosome 5, Cicar.CDCFrontier_v2.0, whole genome shotgun sequence DNA encodes these proteins:
- the LOC101507096 gene encoding uncharacterized protein isoform X2 produces MLLVVKISMIFQVIMKMLLVEDIMKIFQVLKIFPMILISHERQPRGFGFVQFVDPADAADAKYHMDGSVLLGRELTVVFAEENRKKPTEMRTRERSGRSSDRRRSPQRYSRSPRYSRSPPRHRSRYDSPPPKRREYSRSVSPEDRRRSRERSYSQHSRERSYSHSPPNNGNARSRSPSPVKDPGQSRSQSPVRDVRGSIHSRSPSQ; encoded by the exons ATGTTATTGGTAGTGAAGATTTCAATGATCTTCCAAGTCATTATGAAGATGTTATTAGTAGAAGACATTATGAAGATCTTCCAAGTCTTGAAGATTTTTCCAATGATCTTAATTTCACACGAAAG GCAACCTCGTGGTTTTGGTTTTGTCCAATTTGTCGATCCTGCTGATGCTGCCGATGCTAAATATCATATGGATGGTTCAGTTCTTCTTGGAAGGGAGCTCACTGTTGTGTTTGCTGAGGAAAACAGAAAGAAGCCAACTGAGATGAGGACCAGAGAAAGAAG TGGTCGATCTTCTGACCGACGGAGGTCCCCCCAGCGTTATTCTCGTTCACCCCGCTATTCCCGATCACCACCACGTCACAGATCTCGATATGATTCTCCTCCTCCTAAACGAAGGGAATATTCAAG ATCTGTATCACCTGAGGATAGAAGGCGCAGTAGAGAAAGATCGTATTCCCAGCACAGCAGAGAGAGGTCATACTCACACTCTCCACCCAATAATGGAAATGCGAGAAGCCGTAGTCCGAGTCCAGTGAAAGACCCAGGTCAGAGTAGAAGTCAAAGTCCAGTTCGCGATGTCAGGGGATCAATTCACAGTAGGTCTCCCAGTCAGTGA
- the LOC101507096 gene encoding serine/arginine-rich SC35-like splicing factor SCL30A isoform X1 has protein sequence MRGRSYTPSPPPRYNRRGGGGGRRSPSPRGRYAPRERDLPTSLLVRNLRHDCRPEDLRRPFGQFGPLKDIYLPKDYYTGQPRGFGFVQFVDPADAADAKYHMDGSVLLGRELTVVFAEENRKKPTEMRTRERSGRSSDRRRSPQRYSRSPRYSRSPPRHRSRYDSPPPKRREYSRSVSPEDRRRSRERSYSQHSRERSYSHSPPNNGNARSRSPSPVKDPGQSRSQSPVRDVRGSIHSRSPSQ, from the exons ATGAGAGGAAGAAGCTACACTCCATCACCTCCACCACGTTACAACagaagaggaggaggaggaggaagaagaagTCCTAGTCCGCGTGGTCGTTACGCGCCTCGTGAAAGAGATCTACCTACCAGTCTTCTTGTTCGTAACCTTCGCCATGACTGTAG ACCTGAAGATCTTCGTAGACCTTTTGGTCAATTTGGTCCTCTTAAGGATATTTATCTCCCTAAGGATTATTACACTGG GCAACCTCGTGGTTTTGGTTTTGTCCAATTTGTCGATCCTGCTGATGCTGCCGATGCTAAATATCATATGGATGGTTCAGTTCTTCTTGGAAGGGAGCTCACTGTTGTGTTTGCTGAGGAAAACAGAAAGAAGCCAACTGAGATGAGGACCAGAGAAAGAAG TGGTCGATCTTCTGACCGACGGAGGTCCCCCCAGCGTTATTCTCGTTCACCCCGCTATTCCCGATCACCACCACGTCACAGATCTCGATATGATTCTCCTCCTCCTAAACGAAGGGAATATTCAAG ATCTGTATCACCTGAGGATAGAAGGCGCAGTAGAGAAAGATCGTATTCCCAGCACAGCAGAGAGAGGTCATACTCACACTCTCCACCCAATAATGGAAATGCGAGAAGCCGTAGTCCGAGTCCAGTGAAAGACCCAGGTCAGAGTAGAAGTCAAAGTCCAGTTCGCGATGTCAGGGGATCAATTCACAGTAGGTCTCCCAGTCAGTGA
- the LOC101508366 gene encoding IQ domain-containing protein IQM2-like, translated as MGVSFSFPFANCSHLEDSFDSIIANSLTFAFDQIKTPLHSANFNYEAKKTKEMDDQSLESTLLTQEDNPKHMAAIKLQKVYKSFRTRRKLADCAILIEQSWWKLLDFAELKRSSISFFDIEKHETAISRWSRARTRVAKVGKGLSKDVKARKLALLHWLEAIDPRHRYGHNLHFYYDKWLKCQSREPFFYWLDIGEGKEINLEKCTRAKLQQQCVKYLSPMERLAYEVVVEDGRLLYKQSGELLHTIREGSRAKWIFVLSTSKTLYVAKKKKGSFQHSSFLAGGATSCAGRLVVDNGVLKAVWPHSGHYRPTEENFKEFISFLEENNVNLSNVKMASVDDGHHGVHSSEEDLTGNMSGLEDEEEASVENSITEKVNLIKTVSEFPPKSRKFNNFGRALTKLEMTKRGQVFGGLENEKDGVELNNESFQIDSPTTIGQKTSQAFALELDHTDEKHDDRYVGTIPKVSTFKRMSSHTQNKVI; from the exons TTGCAGTCATTTGGAAGATAGTTTTGACTCAATTATTGCAAATTCTTTAACCTTTGCTTTTGATCAAATCAAAACTCCATTACATTCAGCCAATTTCAACTATGAAGCTAAAAAGACAAAAGAGATGGATGATCAGTCCCTTGAATCAACGCTTCTGACTCAAGAGGACAATCCTAAACACATGGCTGCAATTAAATTGCAGAAAGTATACAAGAGTTTTCGCACGCGAAGAAAGCTAGCAGATTGTGCAATTCTTATCGAACAAAGCTG GTGGAAGCTTTTAGATTTTGCGGAATTAAAGCGCAGTTCGATATCTTTCTTCGATATTGAGAAACATGAAACTGCAATTTCGCGTTGGTCTAGAGCTAGAACAAGAGTTGCTAAG GTTGGTAAAGGTTTATCAAAAGACGTTAAAGCTAGGAAACTTGCATTGCTGCATTGGCTTGAAGCA ATCGATCCACGGCATCGGTATGGACATAATCTACACTTTTATTATGATAAATGGCTCAAGTGTCAGAGTAGAGAACCCTTTTTCTATTG GCTAGATATAGGAGAAGGAAAGGAAATAAATCTTGAGAAATGCACTCGAGCTAAACTTCAACAGCAGTGTGTTAAATATCTTAGTCCT ATGGAAAGGCTAGCTTATGAAGTTGTTGTGGAGGATGGAAGGTTATTGTACAAGCAATCAGGAGAACTCCTTCACACTATAAGAGAAGGGTCACGTGCCAAGTGGATTTTTGTTCTTAGCACATCTAAGACATTATATGTTGCTAAAAAGAAGAAAGGTTCATTTCAGCATTCTAGTTTTTTGGCTGGAGGAGCTACATCTTGTGCTGGAAGACTAGTTGTTGATAATGGTGTCTTGAAG gCTGTTTGGCCTCACAGTGGTCATTATCGTCCTACAGAAGAGAATTTTAAGGAATTTATTTCATTCCTTGAGGAGAACAATGTGAACCTGTCCAATGTCAAG atGGCTTCAGTTGATGATGGTCATCATGGAGTTCACTCATCTGAAGAGGACTTGACTGGGAACATGAGTGGCTTGGAGGATGAAGAAGAGGCTAGTGTTGAAAACTCAATTACAGAGAAGGTTAATTTGATTAAAACTGTGAGTGAGTTTCCACCTAAGTCAAGGAAATTCAATAATTTTGGAAGAGCACTTACCAAACTTGAAATGACCAAAAGGGGTCAAGTTTTTGGAGGACTAGAAAATGAGAAAGATGGTGTTGAGCTGAATAATGAGAGTTTCCAAATAGATTCTCCTACAACAATTGGTCAAAAAACATCACAAGCTTTTGCATTGGAGCTAGATCACACTGATGAAAAACATGATGACAGATATGTAGGCACTATTCCAAAAGTGTCAACATTTAAAAGGATGTCCTCTCATACACAAAATAAAGTCATATGA